A window of Komagataella phaffii GS115 chromosome 1, complete sequence contains these coding sequences:
- a CDS encoding 60S ribosomal protein L4: protein MSTRPQVTVISVEGKPSSTSLPLPAVFKAPIRGDIVQSVFTRINKNKRQAYAVSEKAGHQTSAESWGTGRAVARIPRVGGGGTHRSGQGAFGNMCRGGRMFAPTKIWRKWHVRVNLNEKRYATASAIAATSVQSLVLARGHRIEQIAEIPLVVSNDLEAIQKTKDAIAALKALGASDDLIRVIKSKKLRAGKGKYRNRRFTQRRGPLIVFNEDKGLVKALRNIPGVETCNVRTLGLLQLAPGAHLGRFVIWTESAFAALDSVYGSETTESVKSNYSLPKNIITNTDISSVINSAEVQAAIRPSLAGKPTHLHVKKVNPLKNHEVMLKLNPYAKVLAEKK from the coding sequence ATGTCTACTAGACCTCAAGTTACTGTTATCTCCGTCGAGGGAAAACCATCTTCTACCTCTTTGCCTTTGCCAGCTGTCTTCAAGGCTCCTATCCGTGGTGACATTGTTCAATCTGTTTTCACCAGAATTAACAAGAACAAACGTCAGGCTTACGCCGTCTCTGAGAAGGCCGGTCACCAAACTTCTGCTGAGTCATGGGGTACTGGTAGAGCCGTTGCCCGTATTCCAAGAGTTGGAGGTGGAGGAACCCACCGTTCAGGTCAAGGTGCCTTCGGTAACATGTGTCGTGGAGGACGTATGTTCGCTCCAACCAAGATCTGGAGAAAATGGCACGTAAGAGTCAACTTGAACGAAAAGCGTTACGCTACCGCTTCCGCTATTGCTGCCACTTCCGTTCAATCCTTGGTTCTGGCCAGAGGTCACAGAATTGAGCAAATTGCTGAGATCCCATTGGTTGTCTCTAACGATTTGGAGGCTATTCAGAAGACCAAGGACGCCATTGCTGCTTTGAAGGCTCTTGGTGCTTCCGACGACTTAATCAGAGTTATCAAGTCCAAGAAGTTGAGAGCTGGTAAGGGTAAAtacagaaacagaagatTCACCCAAAGAAGAGGTCCTCTTATTGTCTTCAACGAGGACAAGGGTTTGGTCAAGGCTTTGAGAAACATTCCAGGTGTTGAGACCTGTAATGTTAGAACCTTGGGtcttttgcaattggcCCCAGGTGCTCACTTGGGTAGATTCGTCATCTGGACCGAGTCTGCTTTCGCTGCCCTGGACTCTGTCTACGGTTCCGAGACCACTGAATCTGTCAAGTCTAACTACAGTTTGCCAAAGAACATCATCACCAACACTGATATCTCCAGTGTCATCAACTCTGCTGAGGTTCAAGCTGCCATCAGACCATCTCTTGCCGGTAAGCCAACTCACTTGCACGTCAAGAAGGTCAACCCTCTTAAGAACCACGAGGTTATGCTCAAGCTTAACCCTTACGCCAAGGTTCTCGCTGAGAAGAAATAA